The window CAAACTCCTGAAAGGCGAGATGGAAGCGGTTCGAACCGTCTACGACGAGTCCGCCGCCGTCGAAGAGACGCTGGCCAACATCGTCGTCGCCGGGAAGAAGGCGAAGTCGCTCAACGACCGGATGCTGGGAGAACTTCCGACGACCCACGCGGTGGGTAAGTTGCTCGAATGGGGCTTCATCGACGGCCTCGACCCGACACCGCTCGGCCTCGCCGTCACCCGGCAGTTCCTCTCGCCGAGTGAAGCGTTCCGCATCCTCGACGGTATCCGGAACGGTCTCTCGCCGTACGACATCGTCGCCGACCTCGAACTCGCCGAGGAAGGCCGGTAGCGACTTCCGAATCCCGCACGCTTTTCGGGTGCCGGCGCGTCCGTGACTCCGTGGTAGCGATAACGCCGGCCATGCTCGTCGTCTTCGCCGTCATCCTCGTCGCGTTGGCGTTCTTTGCGACCGAACCGGTTCCGGTCGACGTGACGGCAATCGGAATCATGGTGACGTTGATGCTGATTCAGCCCGTCTCGGAGGCACTGGTAGGTGTCGGTCTGCTCGGGACACCTATCGTCCTCTTCGAGTCGTATCCGAGTGACGCGCTCTCGGGATTCGCGAACACGGCGACGCTGACGGTCCTCGCGATGTTCATTCTGAGCGAGGGTGTCCAACGAACCGGCGTCATTCAGATACTCGGCGCGAAGATTTCGGCGGTCACCGGCGAGAGCGAGTTGAAGCAACTGGGGGCGACTATCGGCGTCGTCGGTCCCATCTCTGGGTTCATCAACAACACCGCCGCCGTCGCCATCTTACTGCCGATGGTAACCGACCTCGCAGAGCGCGGGCGAACGTCGCCGTCGAAACTCCTCTTACCGCTCTCGTACGCCTCGATGTTCGGCGGCATGCTGACGCTCATCGGAACGTCGACCAACATCCTCGCCAGCGACGTGTACTCGCGTATCACCGGCGAAGCGCCCTTCTCGATGTTCGAGTTCACGACGCTCGGTGCCCTCGTCATGGTCGTCGGGACGATTTACCTCCTCACAATCGGCCGACGACTCACGCCGGCGCGCATCGAACCGCGCCTCGACCTGACCGAAGAGTTCGAGTTGGCCGAGTACCTCACCGAAGTGGTCGTCCGCGACGACTCCCCACTCATCGGCCAGCAGGTCCAGAAAGCCCTCGTCGAGACGGAGTTCGACGTGGACCTCCTCCAACTGATTCGCGGCGACAGCGTCTTCCTCGAACCCCTCGGGCCGAAGGAGATACAGACTGGCGACGTGTTCACAGTCAGGACTGACCGCAACACGCTCGTCGAACTCCTCGACGTGGAGGGCCTCGACCTCGTCGGGGCAACGGTCACCGAAGACGAACTCGAAATCGCCGACAGAGGGCAGAACCTCGTCGAAGTGGTCATCGCACCGGGGTCGTCGCTCGTCGGCGAGTCGCTGGCGACGGCGAGTTTCCGCCAGCGATACGACGCGACTGTCCTCGCCCTCCGGCGTGGGGGCGAACTCATCCGACGCCGGATGGACAACCTCCCACTCCGCGTCGGTGACACGTTGCTCGTACAGGCGACGACAGAGAGTATCGAGCGCCTCGACACCAACCGTGACT is drawn from Haloferax litoreum and contains these coding sequences:
- a CDS encoding SLC13 family permease, with translation MVAITPAMLVVFAVILVALAFFATEPVPVDVTAIGIMVTLMLIQPVSEALVGVGLLGTPIVLFESYPSDALSGFANTATLTVLAMFILSEGVQRTGVIQILGAKISAVTGESELKQLGATIGVVGPISGFINNTAAVAILLPMVTDLAERGRTSPSKLLLPLSYASMFGGMLTLIGTSTNILASDVYSRITGEAPFSMFEFTTLGALVMVVGTIYLLTIGRRLTPARIEPRLDLTEEFELAEYLTEVVVRDDSPLIGQQVQKALVETEFDVDLLQLIRGDSVFLEPLGPKEIQTGDVFTVRTDRNTLVELLDVEGLDLVGATVTEDELEIADRGQNLVEVVIAPGSSLVGESLATASFRQRYDATVLALRRGGELIRRRMDNLPLRVGDTLLVQATTESIERLDTNRDFIVAQEIERHDYRESKIPVAVGIVAGVVALAALDFIPIVVSALLGSLAMVATKCLRPPELYDAVQWDVIFLLAGVIPLGIAMENSGAAELLAEMVVMSGEFLPLVAVLGVFYFVTALLTNVISNNASVVLMIPVAIEAAATLGARPFSFVLAVMFAASTAFMTPVGYQTNLFVYGPGGYKFTDYMRVGGPLQLVLGIVTTIGVAYFFPLT